The Pseudomonas fragi DNA window CAGCAGCAGCATCATTTGCTGATCGTCACGGATCTCGCGGCTCATCACCCGCATCAGTTGGCGACGCAGCTGTGGCAGTTGCACCGAGAGTTCATCGAGACGCTCAAAAGGAATTTCGCACACCGGCGTGGTTTCCAGGGCCTGGGCCGATACCGGGTAGGTTTCAGTGTCCATGCCGGAGAGGCCGACCAGTTCGCTGGGCAGGTGGAAGCCGGTAATTTGCTCCTCACCGTTGTCGCTCAGGCTGAAGGTTTTCAGTGCGCCAGAGCGTACGGCGTAAACCGAGCCAAAGGTGTCGCCCTGGCGGAACAGGAATTCGCCTTTTTTCAGTGGGCGGCCGCGCTTGACGATTTCTTCCAGCGCATCCATGTCTTCCAGGTTCAACGAAAGTGGCAAGCAGAGAGGGGCCAGACTGCAATCCTTGCACTGTGCCTGAGTGTGAGCGCGCACTTTTACTGGCTCGGACATTTCTTAAATCCTTGTAGGAAAACACACATAAGATGCAAGGGTACCCCAGCGTGGGGGGGGTAGGCCAGCCGCACCACGCCAGTGCACTCATCTCATGCTGTAGAGGCCGTGTTTGAGGCCTCAAATCACCCGCGAATAGCGCTGGCGGGTTTGCTGCTCAAGGTAGGCGTCGAACACCATGCACACCGAGCGCACCAGTAGCCGCCCGGCAGGCAGCACGGTCAATTGCTCGTCGTCCAGGGTGATCAGCCCGTCCGCGGCCATGGTCTTGAGCGTAGGCCACTGCGGGGCGAAATAGCCTCGAAAATCGATATTGAACGCCTGCTCGATGTGCGCGAACGGTACATGCAGATTGCAGATGATCTGCTGGATGACTTCGCGGCGGATACGATCGTCCTGATTGCACAGCAGGCCGCGGCTGGTGGCGAGCTGATCGCTGGCCAGGGTGCGCTGGTAGCTCGCCAGGTCGCTGTCGTTCTGGCAGTACAGGTCGCCGATCTGGCTGATGGCCGAGACGCCCAGCCCGATCAGGTCGCAATGGCCGTGGGTGGTGTAGCCCTGGAAGTTGCGTTGCAGGGTTGATTCTTCCTGGGCGATGGCCAGTTCATCGTCGGGCAGGGCGAAGTGGTCCATGCCGATATAGCGATAGCCGGCGCCGGTCAGTTGCTCGATGGTGCGCTCCAGCATCTGCAGTTTGGCGGCAGGTGAGGGCAGGTCGCTGGTGTTGATGCGGCGCTGCGGCATAAAGCGTTCAGGCAAGTGCGCGTAGTTGAACACCGACAGGCGATCGGGCTGCAGGCTGATCACTTCCTCGACGGTGCGGGCAAAGGCTTCGGGCGTCTGCTTGGGCAGGCCGTAGATCAGGTCGATATTGATCGAGCGAAATTGCAGGGTGCGCGCGGCATCGATCACGGCCCGGGTCTCTTCCAGGCTTTGCAAGCGATTGACCGCCCGCTGCACGTCTGGGTCAAGGTCTTGCAGGCCGATGCTGACACGGTTGAAGCCCAGTTCACGCAACAGGCCCATGGTCGACCAGTCGGCTTCCCGCGGG harbors:
- the fnr gene encoding fumarate/nitrate reduction transcriptional regulator Fnr, with product MSEPVKVRAHTQAQCKDCSLAPLCLPLSLNLEDMDALEEIVKRGRPLKKGEFLFRQGDTFGSVYAVRSGALKTFSLSDNGEEQITGFHLPSELVGLSGMDTETYPVSAQALETTPVCEIPFERLDELSVQLPQLRRQLMRVMSREIRDDQQMMLLLSKKTADERIATFLVNLSARFRARGFSANQFRLSMSRNEIGNYLGLAVETVSRVFTRLQENQLITAEGKEVHILDPIKLCALAGGSLEV
- the hemN gene encoding oxygen-independent coproporphyrinogen III oxidase gives rise to the protein MLDAIRWDPELIRRYDLAGPRYTSYPTAMQFNNQVSPFDLLHALRESRKALRPLSLYVHVPFCANICYYCACNKVITKDRGRAQPYLQKLEQEIQMIACHLDPKQKVEQLHFGGGTPTFLSHDELRQLMAKLRQQFNLLDDDSGDYGIEIDPREADWSTMGLLRELGFNRVSIGLQDLDPDVQRAVNRLQSLEETRAVIDAARTLQFRSINIDLIYGLPKQTPEAFARTVEEVISLQPDRLSVFNYAHLPERFMPQRRINTSDLPSPAAKLQMLERTIEQLTGAGYRYIGMDHFALPDDELAIAQEESTLQRNFQGYTTHGHCDLIGLGVSAISQIGDLYCQNDSDLASYQRTLASDQLATSRGLLCNQDDRIRREVIQQIICNLHVPFAHIEQAFNIDFRGYFAPQWPTLKTMAADGLITLDDEQLTVLPAGRLLVRSVCMVFDAYLEQQTRQRYSRVI